In Candidatus Gorgyraea atricola, the genomic window AGGCTCCTGGCATCTTCATTGAGCGCTATAAATTTTGCAAAGATCGCCAATATGCCTGTAATGGCAACTACCAGAATAGCGACTGCCATGACCAGTTCAAGTAATGTAAAACCAGATTTTTGCCTTAGCTTGATTAACATAGTCTAAACCAAACAGGAGTCCTTTTTGAGGACTCCTGTTTGACCTTTACGCTTTATGCGCGCCTTATTCTATCGGTGCACCTGCTGCATTGTTCAGCCTTATTACACCAGTCTCGTTCACAAAGAAGATACGAGTACCTGTGGTGCCGCTTACTCCAGGACTGGATGTGCAGGTAAACTGGTTATTGTTTACCATGGCATAGGTATGAAAATAACCTTGCCTTGCAGTCCCAGCTGCAGTAGCGCCTGCTAGACTAGCATCTATGTATGGAGGTACTGCTCCACTTAGTGCTGCCAGGTTTGCAGGATATGCTGGTGGTGTCTGTGCTGAACGAAAGCTCTCACAAGCTGTTGAGATGGTCCTCAGAGCTGCGATAGCTGCTGCCT contains:
- a CDS encoding prepilin-type N-terminal cleavage/methylation domain-containing protein, producing MLIKLRQKSGFTLLELVMAVAILVVAITGILAIFAKFIALNEDARSLTIALTSCQDKMEEIRNSNFDTVFANYDATSFNPD
- a CDS encoding type II secretion system protein codes for the protein MLRLKSRHGFTLVEIMIVVAIISLLAAIAIPNLLRARHNANEAAAIAALRTISTACESFRSAQTPPAYPANLAALSGAVPPYIDASLAGATAAGTARQGYFHTYAMVNNNQFTCTSSPGVSGTTGTRIFFVNETGVIRLNNAAGAPIE